One window of Thiovulum sp. ES genomic DNA carries:
- a CDS encoding histidine kinase (PFAM: Histidine kinase-, DNA gyrase B-, and HSP90-like ATPase; His Kinase A (phosphoacceptor) domain), translated as MLIQKMLDAQPTLCCTIIENRLVGANKKFKDFFEVSEAEIEKGILEVKDFIPSFKEHWLETKINNPSKPHHLKLTKDGSDFIFSSYISISHYNSEHIYILTLLDVTDLEKLKNRELAQAKMASIGELSMGLTHEINTPLTYIKGNIDLIEMDLESFDDEVTKGYLKENLQSVRDGVDRINSIIELLQDYSFSNVDSKKTSTNIYQVILDTYKLIHGRSKNITEIYLNGKILSPSSKIENELFRNLEKIKLGHVFLVLFNNSLDELSCSQMPFEARYIKIETEILENGKVKILFRDNGGGIKEGILPNIFHPFVSGKTQSGMGLGLNIAKKIIDTCGGEITAENFEGDALFKVLF; from the coding sequence TTGCTTATTCAGAAAATGCTTGATGCACAACCTACTTTGTGTTGCACAATTATAGAAAATAGACTTGTAGGAGCTAATAAAAAATTTAAAGATTTTTTTGAAGTGTCAGAAGCAGAAATTGAAAAAGGGATTTTAGAGGTTAAAGATTTTATTCCCTCTTTTAAAGAACACTGGCTGGAGACAAAAATTAATAATCCCTCAAAGCCACATCATTTAAAATTGACAAAAGACGGGAGCGATTTTATTTTTAGTTCCTATATTTCTATTAGTCATTACAATTCAGAACATATATATATTCTAACTCTATTAGATGTTACAGATTTAGAAAAGCTAAAAAATAGAGAGTTAGCACAAGCAAAAATGGCATCAATTGGAGAACTCTCTATGGGTCTTACTCATGAAATCAATACTCCTTTAACTTATATAAAAGGAAATATTGACTTAATTGAAATGGATTTGGAATCTTTCGACGATGAGGTTACAAAAGGTTATCTAAAAGAGAATTTACAATCTGTTCGCGACGGAGTTGATAGAATTAATTCAATTATTGAACTTTTACAAGACTACTCCTTTTCAAATGTCGATTCAAAAAAAACATCTACAAATATTTATCAAGTGATTTTAGACACTTACAAACTAATTCATGGTCGATCAAAAAATATAACAGAGATATATTTAAACGGAAAAATTCTCTCTCCAAGCTCAAAAATAGAAAATGAACTGTTTAGAAATCTTGAAAAAATAAAACTTGGGCATGTTTTTCTTGTCCTATTTAATAACTCCCTTGATGAACTCTCATGTTCTCAAATGCCATTTGAAGCAAGATACATAAAAATAGAGACAGAAATTTTAGAAAATGGAAAAGTGAAGATTCTGTTTAGGGATAATGGTGGAGGAATTAAAGAAGGAATTTTGCCAAATATTTTCCATCCATTTGTAAGCGGTAAAACACAATCTGGAATGGGACTCGGCTTAAATATTGCAAAAAAAATCATTGATACTTGTGGCGGAGAAATAACAGCAGAAAATTTTGAAGGTGATGCCCTCTTTAAGGTTCTGTTTTGA
- a CDS encoding ABC-type uncharacterized transport system, duplicated ATPase component (PFAM: ABC transporter) has translation MILKVENYSLSIQNKQILKNISLEIEKGEIFALIGESGSGKSLFAHSFLKILPEHSMLSGKIILKEENILRMKSSQIRSLRGDKISYIFQEPMQSLNPLHRVGDQIVEMIENHQLLHKPEIKKLLHDLAEKVSLPVEKLKNYPHELSGGERQRVLIAIAIANSPDILIADEPTTALDNELQNDILDLIKNLGFTTVLISHDLKIVKNIADKIAIFKNGEVVEMGKNSDIFENPQNIYTKELLKNPNWKKPSKIGKNKKDILKVENVSIKYGERVLGNFNFSIRESESIGIVGRSGSGKSSLSRAILGLQKFYGEIKNFSGESVQIIFQDPYGTLNPKRTVFSAISEGLEIRRAKNISDEVQKIAKKVHFPLEKLENYPHELSGGERQRVAIARALILKPRILILDEPTSALDRKIEFEIIELLHKLQKQLGISYIFISHDLDILKPIVHKTLKIS, from the coding sequence TTGATTTTAAAAGTTGAAAATTACTCTCTCTCTATTCAAAATAAGCAAATTCTCAAAAACATATCCCTAGAAATCGAAAAAGGTGAAATATTTGCACTTATTGGTGAAAGTGGTAGCGGAAAATCTCTTTTTGCACACTCATTTTTAAAAATTCTTCCTGAACACTCAATGCTTTCTGGAAAAATCATTTTAAAAGAAGAGAATATTTTGAGAATGAAAAGTAGCCAAATTCGTTCGCTTCGTGGAGATAAAATCTCATATATTTTTCAAGAACCGATGCAAAGTTTAAACCCACTTCATCGAGTTGGAGATCAAATTGTTGAGATGATAGAAAATCATCAACTTTTACACAAACCTGAAATTAAAAAATTACTCCATGATCTTGCCGAAAAAGTTTCGTTGCCAGTTGAAAAACTAAAAAATTATCCACATGAACTTTCAGGTGGAGAGAGACAGAGAGTTTTAATAGCGATTGCAATTGCAAATTCTCCAGATATTCTAATTGCCGATGAACCAACAACAGCACTTGATAATGAACTGCAAAATGATATTTTGGACCTCATCAAAAATTTGGGTTTTACAACAGTATTGATTTCTCACGATTTAAAAATTGTAAAAAATATTGCAGACAAAATAGCTATTTTTAAAAATGGTGAAGTTGTTGAAATGGGAAAAAATAGTGATATTTTTGAAAATCCGCAAAATATTTACACAAAAGAGCTTCTAAAAAATCCTAATTGGAAAAAACCAAGTAAAATTGGAAAAAATAAAAAAGATATTTTAAAAGTTGAAAATGTCTCAATCAAATATGGCGAAAGAGTTTTAGGAAATTTTAATTTCTCAATTCGTGAAAGTGAATCTATCGGAATTGTTGGGCGGAGTGGAAGTGGAAAATCATCACTCTCTCGAGCTATTTTAGGTTTGCAAAAATTTTATGGTGAAATCAAAAACTTTTCTGGCGAGTCTGTCCAAATTATCTTTCAAGACCCTTATGGAACTTTAAATCCAAAACGAACAGTTTTTAGTGCAATTTCTGAGGGATTAGAGATCCGTCGTGCAAAAAATATCTCCGATGAGGTTCAAAAAATTGCTAAAAAAGTTCATTTCCCCCTCGAAAAATTGGAAAATTATCCACACGAACTTTCAGGTGGGGAGAGACAGAGAGTCGCAATCGCCAGAGCTTTAATTTTAAAACCTAGAATTTTAATTCTTGACGAACCAACTTCTGCACTTGATCGAAAAATTGAGTTTGAAATAATTGAGCTACTTCACAAATTGCAAAAACAACTTGGAATAAGCTACATTTTTATTTCTCACGATTTGGATATCTTAAAACCAATTGTGCATAAAACTTTAAAAATTTCCTAA
- a CDS encoding haloacid dehalogenase superfamily enzyme, subfamily IA (PFAM: haloacid dehalogenase-like hydrolase~TIGRFAM: haloacid dehalogenase superfamily, subfamily IA, variant 1 with third motif having Dx(3-4)D or Dx(3-4)E), protein MLKNILFDFDGVILDSMPIRDFGFREIFKKFPQEQVEKLIEFHRKNGGLSRFVKIKYFFEEIRGEKISEEKILEIANTFSQIMKNELANKKYLIGQTLEFLKESNHNLHIVSGSEEKELQFLCEQLEISHLFISIHGSPTPKGKLVAELIEKQKYKKAETILIGDSINDYEASFENGIEFYGYNNSELQKFKYLTSFDPIWKLS, encoded by the coding sequence ATGTTAAAAAATATTCTTTTTGATTTTGATGGTGTCATTCTTGATTCAATGCCAATTCGCGATTTTGGTTTTCGTGAAATATTTAAAAAGTTTCCACAGGAACAAGTTGAAAAGCTGATTGAGTTTCACAGAAAAAACGGCGGTCTCTCTCGTTTTGTCAAAATCAAATACTTTTTTGAAGAAATTCGAGGTGAAAAGATTTCAGAAGAAAAAATTTTAGAAATTGCAAACACTTTTTCTCAAATTATGAAAAACGAACTGGCAAATAAAAAATATCTGATTGGGCAAACTTTAGAGTTTTTAAAAGAGTCAAATCACAATTTGCACATTGTTTCAGGCTCAGAAGAGAAAGAATTGCAGTTTCTTTGCGAACAATTAGAGATTTCACACCTATTTATCTCAATTCATGGTTCTCCCACTCCAAAAGGTAAATTGGTTGCTGAACTCATTGAAAAACAGAAGTATAAAAAAGCTGAGACTATCCTAATTGGCGACTCTATTAACGACTATGAAGCATCATTTGAAAATGGTATAGAATTCTATGGATATAATAATTCGGAGTTGCAAAAATTCAAATATCTCACATCTTTTGATCCAATTTGGAAACTCTCTTAG